A single Lactuca sativa cultivar Salinas chromosome 8, Lsat_Salinas_v11, whole genome shotgun sequence DNA region contains:
- the LOC111910974 gene encoding 3-ketoacyl-CoA synthase 5: MQKFPTQSHSSSSSKMSEGFEPHLESQTSIMSKVAKGAYKHLINHMLTLLLIYVTVSISIQAVQQGQDYLSKHLLSLHDLSFIWYIISFLLVIITIFTIHFMNKSQPVYLLDFACFKPPAMYRVPHATAYEHGRIILASHQKGVEFLVKVFERAGLGAETSLPHPLHYIPPNPTLIGSREETELVIFSSMDSLFEQTGITPQDIDIVIVNCGLFNPTPSISSMVINKYKMRSDVKSYNLSGMGCSASLISIDLARNLLRVHPESNAIVISTEIITPNSYTGKVRSMLVPNILFRMGCAAILLTNKRSLRKHAKYSLSHVVRTHKGADDSSYGCITHKEDKDGKLGVALDKDLMVIAANSLKSNISRLGVLVLPVSEQAIFLFNFVGRKLFKMNMKPYIPDYTKAIEHFCVHAGGRAVIDKVQSSLKLTDEHVEASRMTLYRFGNTSSSSVWYEMGYIEAKGRMKKGNRVWQIGFGSGFKCNSVVWKCIRDVEVPKTGAWADSIHKFPVIVPDVVML; the protein is encoded by the coding sequence ATGCAAAAGTTCCCCACACAATCACACTCCTCTTCTTCCTCCAAGATGTCAGAGGGATTTGAGCCTCATCTTGAATCCCAGACATCCATCATGAGTAAGGTTGCAAAAGGAGCCTACAAACATCTCATTAACCACATGCTCACACTCCTACTCATATATGTcaccgtttccatttccattcAAGCAGTTCAACAAGGTCAAGATTACCTCAGTAAGCATCTTCTCTCTCTACATGATCTCTCATTCATATGGTACATCATCTCTTTCTTGCTAGTAATCATCACCATATTCACCATTCACTTCATGAACAAATCTCAACCCGTCTATCTCCTTGACTTTGCCTGTTTCAAGCCTCCCGCAATGTATAGGGTACCCCATGCTACAGCATACGAACATGGTCGTATCATCTTAGCCTCACATCAAAAAGGCGTTGAATTCCTAGTGAAGGTCTTCGAACGAGCAGGGTTGGGTGCCGAAACTAGCTTGCCCCACCCATTACATTACATACCACCAAATCCAACTTTGATCGGTTCTAGAGAAGAAACCGAACTTGTCATTTTCTCATCAATGGATTCTTTGTTTGAGCAAACGGGGATTACCCCTCAAGACATTGACATTGTAATAGTAAACTGCGGCCTCTTTAATCCCACTCCTTCTATTTCATCTATGGTGATTAACAAGTATAAGATGAGAAGTGATGTGAAGAGCTATAACTTATCAGGGATGGGGTGCAGTGCAAGCCTAATTTCGATTGATTTAGCTAGAAATCTTCTTCGGGTGCATCCTGAATCAAATGCGATTGTTATAAGCACTGAAATCATTACCCCAAATTCTTACACGGGTAAGGTGAGATCAATGCTGGTTCCAAATATTCTGTTCAGAATGGGATGTGCAGCGATCCTTTTGACTAATAAAAGGTCCCTACGTAAACATGCAAAGTATAGTCTTTCACATGTTGTCAGGACACACAAAGGAGCTGACGATAGTTCTTATGGTTGTATCACGCATAAAGAAGACAAAGATGGAAAACTTGGCGTAGCCCTGGATAAGGATCTCATGGTAATCGCCGCTAACTCGTTGAAATCAAACATCAGCAGACTAGGGGTGTTGGTTCTTCCTGTGTCGGAGCAAGCCATATTTCTTTTCAACTTCGTAGGGAGAAAACTCTTTAAGATGAACATGAAACCATACATTCCAGATTACACAAAGGCCATCGAGCATTTCTGTGTCCATGCAGGAGGACGTGCAGTAATCGATAAGGTTCAATCGAGTTTGAAGTTGACAGATGAACATGTGGAAGCGTCAAGGATGACGTTGTATAGGTTTGGGAATACATCATCATCATCGGTATGGTATGAGATGGGTTACATAGAGGCTAAAGGTAGGATGAAGAAAGGAAACAGGGTTTGGCAAATAGGGTTTGGGAGTGGGTTTAAGTGTAACAGTGTAGTCTGGAAGTGTATTAGAGACGTCGAAGTTCCAAAAACTGGGGCATGGGCAGATAGTATTCACAAGTTCCCAGTTATTGTTCCAGATGTTGTGATGCTCTAA